GCCTCTCCACTGGAGCATGATTTGGGTCCAATGCCCTTCAAATTCCTACTATACTGTTATAAGTACCATAAACGGCGAAAAGCAGCCCACATGACAAGATGCAAAAATCCAAGGCTTTTTGCTAGAAATGCAGAGAAGAACCAAATAATATTAGGTGAAATGAGGCTGGCAAAACATATGAGATCAGTGCACATACAGTACTTCCCACGAGTGAGGCGAACATACCGAACCCTGGCACGCACAAGTGATGGGTTTGGCACTCTCAGCCTGATTTCATAACCAAAACCCTATCTTAATTGTCAACTTAACAGCCAGATGATAACACACGTATCTAATTTCAAAAAGAATGGCTACAAAAAAATGATAAGGGAAAGAAAGGAGCTTCTCTTCTCTCATGAGTAAAACATCAGAAGGGGGAATTGATTGAAACTGATCCCTCTAAAGTCTATCTTTTCAAGAAACAGCACTAATAAAGGAGAAGAGAATGTATTGACAGTATTTCTACTTCAAACCCAGatcaaaaagaaagacaaaattgTTTTGAAGACAGTTTCCTTTGTACATTATCCATGTGTCTCTGTCTCATAAGCAGGCCTCTCCACTGGAGCATGATTTGGGTCCAATGCCCTTCAAATTCCTACTATACTGTTATAAGTACCATAAACGGCGAAAAGCAGCCCACATGACAAGATGCAAAAATCCAAGGCTTTTTGCTAGAAATGCAGAGAAGAACCAAATAATATTAGGTGAAATGAGGCTGGCAAAACATATGAGATCAGTGCACATACAGTACTTCCCACGAGCGAGGCGAACATACCGAACCCTGGCACGCACGAGGCCAAGACCACCAAGCTGACCACCAAAATTGCACGGCTCATATACATTGCAAACTTCCCTATTCTTGTTGTTGAATAATCACTTCTGCGGAGGAGCTTCTGAATCCATTTCCCCTTTTCTAAATTTGCTTCCACAATCTCGTTAATTGGATGTACCATGACTGGGAATGTGAAGATTATTCCCAAGCACAGGCCAATCTGTTGGAAGACATCACAAAATTATTGAAGAATACCATAGATCACCATTTCATCATTTCTTTAACTGTCTCATGTTTCCAAACATGGGATTacagccatatatatatatatatattcaaagacAATAATTGCATACCCAAAATCATGCTAGGAGATGAAAAGTAATTAGTTTTGATAAAACAAAGTTTGATGAGCACATGCATAGAAATAAACTTGTTTGTGTATAATAACAAGTTTTCTTATCTTGCACATGATCGACACATGTATCCAATAagttttatataattataacaACATTATATACTACTGCATATAGCAATGATATGCAAATGCCAAGATTCTCCGTCACAGCAATCAAATAACAATAATGAGACAATAGCAAAATATACTGCTTGGCATTCAAGAAACCCAGGATACGGAGAAGGACAGAGCACTCTGTACCATGAGCAAGGGCAAAAGAATGATACATATATAATGTGTCAAGACATATAAAAGCACACAATTGAGTACTTAGAGCATATtttggattgcgtttgagaaatacaatttttaagtgaaaaaacgatttttggcaaaagcttcatttttaagcttttgccaaaattacgttttggtcatttttaggttttttagactcttaaaaaggcttttaattttttaaccaaacgaTTACTTTTTTCCTTGctattttttagtgttaaacgcacttttagactcttcaaacgcaatcccaaacatgcccttaataTTTACAAAGAACAAGAGAGTGGATCACACATTACCTGAACTGCTATAGTCCACCAATTATGGGGCAGATTAAGAGTGATAATATCTTTAGTCTGTTCGCCGTAGGCCATGTAAccaaaaaatccaaacaaaaaatacacaAGGGTTATCCCAGTGAAAGCCTTTGCCAGCAGCTTAGGGAATGTGCATTTGTCCTTCATTGAGGCTTCCAAGGCCAATGTCATCCCAAACCCCTCAAACCCGAAAACCGCCATCCCTCCTGCGAATGGTAATGCTCCTAAGGATGTGATTGCCGTCCGATCTCTAAACGAAAATTCACTTCCTACCACTTGCTGTACATCCCCCTTCACCACAATTGCCATTGCTAACACATTACAAATATTGGCAAAGATGCTAAAAGGTGCTAGAGCTGATAGACTGCCTATCCATGACAAGCCAATTTCAATTGGCACCAATAAAAATATGTAAGACGCCATGGTGAGGCCATGGCCTTTGAATATTGAGGAAAGGTTTTGTGCAACGAGCACTAGATATGCCACTGAACCTCCACATTGGGAAATCAAAATGAGGAATTCTGATAGATAACCACCTGTTCTTCCCAAGCATTTATAACCCAAGTCGGCATAGGTTTTCACTTCCACTGATTCTTCTTCTGATGCCAACTTTTGCCTGCATTGAATCTGTAAACCCAGAAAAGTAAATATAACTTTTGGATGAGGAAAAGTTCCCAAAAGTGCAAAAAAGTAATAAAGGGAAAATCAACATATACTGGCAAGCAATTCTATTTTGTTCATGATAAACATGTTCAATAAACAACCAAAGACtaaatttcaaagaaataatTTTAGAGGGGTGAGAATAAATTCCTTCCCTGAACTCATCAAAGATACAATTCTATATATGGGTACAAAAGTACTTAGCAAAAAACTATACAAAAAGGGCATAAATCTCAATTCGAT
Above is a genomic segment from Corylus avellana chromosome ca9, CavTom2PMs-1.0 containing:
- the LOC132191257 gene encoding amino acid transporter ANT1 — translated: MEQQQRKAVSVPLLESSSSTGTASSAQTLGNIIVSVVGTGVLGLPFAFRVAGWLAGLLGVFIAAVSSYYCMLLLIQCRQKLASEEESVEVKTYADLGYKCLGRTGGYLSEFLILISQCGGSVAYLVLVAQNLSSIFKGHGLTMASYIFLLVPIEIGLSWIGSLSALAPFSIFANICNVLAMAIVVKGDVQQVVGSEFSFRDRTAITSLGALPFAGGMAVFGFEGFGMTLALEASMKDKCTFPKLLAKAFTGITLVYFLFGFFGYMAYGEQTKDIITLNLPHNWWTIAVQIGLCLGIIFTFPVMVHPINEIVEANLEKGKWIQKLLRRSDYSTTRIGKFAMYMSRAILVVSLVVLASCVPGFGMFASLVGSTVCALISYVLPASFHLILFGSSLHF